A genomic segment from Helicobacter sp. NHP19-012 encodes:
- a CDS encoding outer membrane protein — protein sequence MQFNIETSGIPTLNPSQNGNQGNTSTNATTEVNNLVNSLNTLATNVGNTYAGLQTIDTQAKQTAGYLQTIVSAYDNALNVFTKIGAFAVSDLKEVQKDETILATTKEGTEANLIATHNLKLALANTGAEIAALQATEQEITKSGIQTQLSNAVADITSLNQDLGIAKYTFTQSAIAAGTPPGVITYADKLKTAVSNVTNALNATKTALIDACGQGAECQTSGTGSSTSGSSSNDGKSSSSGNNNNKNKSSSSQNKGKNTADSSPDQKTPSTNSGKTSPHAKNSKEHSSSSNKTGPNANPHQNNQTPQTASNSLQNLINSIIDQELHGPGPVQSAILHYIDQEAHTITQTTSAIINSLDNVSAAQAVQNIVAGLANYTQELENNLADNPEIPQSFQTEVAHFIQGMQASDINLELMQLNLDSLISQASQMRVALLDNLANSVNAQNLSSFASFVALPAKLDLSPNQAQNTQQAVQGLNNLLIYLNTAKNKMAAYAKESPEVFLNRAGGIGLPNQTINSNANMYGVDVQVGYKQFFGKKRRWGLRYYGSFSYQRGVFYDRNISSVNNFVYGAGVDALYNFYESKDGKYTTGVFLGFMLAGSSWVAPGYHNLSSAMQAINAAGGHATMHTSYFQIPLNIGFRTNVTKHHGFEIGLRIPLAANYYFRGSLNGAHLETTYKRNVAVYVNYVYNF from the coding sequence TTGCAATTCAATATCGAAACCTCCGGTATCCCCACACTCAACCCAAGCCAAAATGGCAATCAAGGCAATACAAGCACCAACGCCACCACAGAGGTGAACAATTTAGTCAATTCTTTAAACACGCTTGCCACCAATGTGGGCAACACCTATGCAGGGCTACAAACCATTGACACCCAAGCTAAACAAACCGCTGGTTATTTGCAGACCATTGTTTCCGCTTATGACAATGCCCTAAATGTTTTTACAAAAATTGGGGCATTTGCTGTGAGCGACCTTAAAGAGGTACAAAAAGATGAAACAATTCTTGCCACCACCAAAGAGGGCACAGAAGCCAATCTCATCGCCACACATAACTTAAAGTTAGCTCTTGCAAACACAGGTGCAGAGATTGCAGCGTTGCAAGCCACTGAGCAAGAGATCACAAAATCGGGCATACAAACCCAACTCTCAAATGCTGTTGCAGATATTACATCTTTAAATCAAGATCTTGGCATTGCAAAATACACCTTTACACAAAGCGCTATAGCGGCGGGGACCCCCCCGGGTGTGATCACCTACGCCGACAAGCTTAAAACAGCGGTAAGCAATGTTACCAACGCCTTAAACGCCACAAAAACCGCCTTAATCGATGCCTGCGGACAAGGGGCGGAGTGCCAAACAAGCGGCACGGGTTCTAGCACTTCAGGCTCTAGCTCCAATGATGGCAAGAGTTCTTCTAGCGGCAACAATAACAACAAAAACAAGAGCTCTTCTAGCCAAAATAAGGGTAAAAATACTGCAGACTCGAGTCCGGACCAAAAGACCCCAAGCACCAATTCTGGCAAAACAAGCCCACACGCTAAAAACTCCAAGGAGCACAGCTCTAGTTCTAATAAAACCGGTCCTAACGCCAACCCCCATCAGAACAACCAAACCCCACAAACCGCCAGCAACTCTTTGCAAAACCTCATCAACTCCATTATAGACCAAGAGTTGCACGGCCCGGGACCAGTCCAAAGCGCCATCCTCCACTACATCGATCAAGAGGCGCACACCATCACCCAAACCACCAGTGCGATCATCAATAGCTTAGACAATGTGAGCGCAGCCCAAGCCGTGCAAAACATTGTGGCAGGGCTAGCAAATTATACCCAAGAGCTTGAGAATAATTTAGCAGATAATCCAGAGATTCCCCAAAGCTTCCAAACAGAAGTGGCTCACTTCATCCAAGGCATGCAAGCCAGCGATATTAATTTAGAATTAATGCAATTAAATTTAGACAGCCTGATTTCTCAAGCCAGCCAAATGCGTGTGGCGTTGCTAGATAATTTGGCAAACTCTGTCAATGCGCAAAACCTAAGCTCTTTTGCCAGCTTTGTGGCTTTGCCCGCTAAGTTAGACCTAAGCCCCAACCAAGCCCAAAACACCCAGCAAGCGGTGCAAGGCTTAAACAATCTCTTGATTTATTTAAACACCGCTAAAAATAAAATGGCCGCCTATGCTAAAGAAAGCCCTGAAGTGTTCTTAAACAGAGCGGGCGGGATCGGGCTGCCTAACCAAACCATCAATTCTAACGCAAATATGTACGGCGTGGATGTGCAGGTGGGGTATAAACAATTCTTTGGCAAAAAGAGAAGATGGGGTCTGCGCTACTATGGCAGCTTTAGTTACCAAAGAGGCGTGTTCTACGACCGCAACATCTCCAGCGTGAATAACTTTGTCTATGGGGCTGGGGTGGACGCTTTGTATAACTTCTATGAGAGCAAGGATGGCAAATACACCACGGGGGTGTTCTTGGGCTTTATGCTGGCGGGCAGCAGTTGGGTAGCCCCTGGTTATCATAACCTCTCCTCTGCCATGCAAGCCATTAATGCCGCAGGCGGACACGCCACCATGCACACCTCTTACTTCCAAATCCCCTTAAACATTGGCTTTAGAACCAATGTTACCAAGCACCATGGCTTTGAAATTGGTTTAAGAATCCCCCTTGCGGCTAATTATTATTTCAGAGGTTCTTTAAACGGCGCACACCTAGAAACCACCTATAAACGCAATGTGGCGGTGTATGTGAACTATGTTTATAATTTTTAG
- a CDS encoding F0F1 ATP synthase subunit A codes for MEHRVFTFAGLISHNHDFIIGFYAVFCALFTLIISKMAVKKLQIVPMGLQNVYEAVVEGILHVAKDVIGEELARKYFPLTGTIALFVFYCNMIGIIPGFEAPTANWSFTLVLALIVFIYYHFEGIRNQGVAAYFKHFLGPVKWLMPIMFPVEIISHFSRIISLSFRLFGNIKGDDMFLLIMLLLVPWAIPVAPFMVLFFMGILQAFVFMILTYVYLAGAVLVDENH; via the coding sequence ATGGAGCATCGGGTTTTTACTTTTGCAGGATTGATCAGCCATAACCACGATTTCATCATCGGGTTTTATGCCGTCTTTTGTGCTTTATTTACGCTCATCATCAGCAAAATGGCGGTGAAAAAGCTACAAATCGTGCCTATGGGGCTACAAAATGTCTATGAAGCGGTGGTGGAGGGCATTTTGCATGTGGCTAAGGATGTCATCGGTGAGGAGCTCGCCCGTAAATACTTCCCCCTCACCGGCACGATCGCACTCTTTGTCTTTTATTGCAACATGATAGGCATCATCCCCGGCTTTGAAGCCCCCACGGCAAATTGGAGTTTTACGCTCGTTTTAGCTCTCATTGTCTTTATCTATTACCACTTTGAGGGCATCCGCAACCAAGGGGTTGCCGCCTACTTCAAGCACTTTTTAGGGCCCGTTAAGTGGCTCATGCCCATCATGTTTCCCGTGGAGATCATCTCCCACTTCTCCCGCATCATCTCGCTTTCTTTCCGTCTGTTTGGCAATATCAAGGGCGATGACATGTTCTTACTCATCATGCTCTTGCTCGTGCCTTGGGCAATCCCCGTTGCACCCTTCATGGTGCTCTTCTTCATGGGGATTTTACAAGCCTTTGTGTTTATGATTTTGACCTATGTTTATTTGGCGGGGGCGGTTTTAGTGGATGAGAACCACTAG
- the gmhA gene encoding D-sedoheptulose 7-phosphate isomerase, with protein sequence MHALIQTEFLEHIQTTQDTLAHLAQSLAQSGAFLLDTLKKGNKILICGNGGSAADAQHFAAELTGRYKQERRGLPALALSTDTSALTAIANDYGYEWVFSRQVEALGQKGDCLVGISTSGNSQNVLLALKKAQELGLNTLGLSGRGGGAMRSLCTHNLIVPSSNTPRIQEMHILLIHLLCDYIERGFCNN encoded by the coding sequence ATGCACGCTTTGATCCAAACCGAGTTTTTAGAGCATATCCAAACCACGCAAGACACCCTAGCACATTTAGCCCAAAGTTTAGCCCAAAGCGGGGCGTTTTTGCTAGACACGCTTAAAAAAGGCAACAAGATTTTGATTTGTGGCAATGGGGGCAGTGCCGCCGATGCACAGCACTTTGCGGCAGAACTCACGGGGCGTTATAAACAAGAAAGGCGGGGGCTGCCCGCCCTTGCGCTTAGCACAGACACCTCCGCTCTAACTGCCATTGCTAACGACTATGGCTATGAGTGGGTATTTTCTAGGCAAGTGGAGGCTTTGGGGCAAAAGGGGGATTGTTTGGTCGGCATCTCCACGAGTGGCAACTCACAAAATGTGCTTTTAGCCTTAAAAAAGGCACAAGAGCTGGGCTTAAACACGCTCGGGCTTAGCGGACGGGGGGGCGGGGCAATGCGCTCTTTATGCACGCATAATTTAATTGTGCCAAGCAGTAACACCCCCCGCATTCAAGAAATGCATATCCTTTTAATCCATTTGCTTTGCGATTATATCGAGCGGGGATTTTGCAACAACTAA
- the rfaE1 gene encoding D-glycero-beta-D-manno-heptose-7-phosphate kinase, whose protein sequence is MLEAFLTLPKNPPHVLVVGDIIIDHYIWGESERLSPEAPVQVVDVKDESRRLGGAGNVADNLIALGASVDLCGVVGADGGQAWLFETLQALSIGTSGILVDPKRPTSQKSRVMISKQQVLRVDRERKEPIDKDTCAVLLEKARGLLEKADVLILSDYLKGVLDTHLCQELIKRAKAQDKIILCDPKGKDYSKYTNADLITPNKKEAQMATGVEIVDDMSLKQALSHFKDKLQIATPLITLSEQGMAFLDKDLHKIPTIAKEVYDVSGAGDTVIAALAFCLGLGYPIEQACHFANAAAAVVVAKVGSAQASYAEVLDFLQKHHHKGQKVLDRPTLCALLQAMHPPKIIFTNGCFDLLHRGHVEYLQKAKALGGLLVVGLNSDSSVRRLKGNTRPVCDQDARAFVLAGLECVDFVVIFEEDTPLELIKALKPHILVKGADYAGKEIVGSSLVQEVVLIDLVKGYSTTSTLEKIQNRH, encoded by the coding sequence ATGCTAGAAGCCTTTTTAACCCTGCCCAAAAACCCCCCCCATGTGCTTGTGGTGGGCGACATTATCATAGACCATTACATTTGGGGAGAGAGCGAAAGGCTCTCGCCTGAAGCCCCCGTGCAAGTCGTGGATGTCAAAGATGAGAGTCGGCGGCTTGGGGGGGCGGGCAATGTAGCGGATAATTTAATCGCCCTAGGGGCAAGCGTGGATTTATGCGGCGTGGTGGGGGCAGACGGGGGGCAGGCGTGGCTGTTTGAAACCCTGCAAGCTTTAAGCATAGGGACAAGCGGGATTTTAGTCGACCCCAAACGCCCCACAAGCCAAAAATCGCGGGTGATGATTTCTAAGCAACAAGTCTTAAGGGTGGATCGCGAACGCAAAGAGCCCATTGACAAGGACACTTGCGCCGTTCTGCTAGAAAAGGCAAGAGGCCTATTAGAAAAAGCCGATGTGCTGATCTTATCCGACTATTTAAAGGGCGTGCTTGACACGCATTTATGCCAAGAGTTGATTAAAAGAGCCAAAGCACAGGACAAAATAATCCTATGCGACCCCAAGGGCAAGGATTATTCCAAATACACAAACGCCGATTTAATCACCCCGAATAAAAAAGAAGCCCAAATGGCTACGGGGGTGGAGATTGTCGATGATATGAGCCTAAAACAAGCCCTAAGCCACTTTAAAGACAAACTGCAAATCGCCACGCCTTTAATCACCTTGAGCGAGCAGGGCATGGCGTTTTTGGATAAGGACTTGCATAAAATCCCCACCATTGCCAAAGAAGTTTATGATGTGAGCGGGGCGGGCGACACGGTGATCGCGGCGTTGGCGTTTTGTTTGGGGCTGGGTTATCCCATAGAGCAGGCGTGCCACTTTGCCAATGCAGCCGCGGCGGTGGTGGTGGCGAAAGTGGGCAGTGCACAGGCAAGCTATGCCGAAGTGTTGGACTTCTTGCAAAAGCACCACCACAAGGGGCAAAAGGTGCTCGACAGACCTACGCTGTGTGCCCTACTGCAAGCCATGCACCCCCCAAAAATCATTTTTACGAATGGGTGTTTTGATTTGCTGCACCGCGGGCATGTGGAGTATTTGCAAAAGGCGAAGGCTTTGGGGGGGCTTTTAGTCGTGGGCTTAAACAGCGACTCTTCGGTGCGTCGCTTAAAGGGCAACACCCGCCCCGTGTGCGACCAAGACGCAAGGGCGTTTGTGCTTGCGGGGCTAGAGTGCGTGGATTTTGTGGTGATCTTTGAAGAAGACACCCCCCTAGAGCTCATTAAAGCCCTAAAACCGCATATTTTAGTCAAGGGGGCGGATTATGCGGGTAAAGAGATTGTAGGCAGTAGTTTGGTGCAAGAAGTCGTGTTGATCGACCTTGTCAAGGGCTACTCCACCACAAGCACGCTAGAAAAAATCCAAAACCGACACTAA
- the rfaD gene encoding ADP-glyceromanno-heptose 6-epimerase — protein MLYIPNTLENKTIVITGGAGFIGSHLAMYFQTHHPKARVIVIDKFREQTPPTTSLGHFKNLLNFDGEIITADINKDLGILKKLDFDYLFHQAAISDTTNTNQELVMQTNHRAFIKILKIALKKDARVIYASSAGVYGNTPAPNKVGFGQKPENVYGFSKLCMDKSALDFAHESFMPIVGLRYFNVYGPGEFYKHKTASMVLQLGLQALQHKEVKLFEFGEQQRDFVYIDDVIQANVKAMGASVSGVYNVGYGKSYSYNDIVRLLQEHFGEFKVTYIKNPYDFFQEHTCADIAPTHADLDYAPSYDLKRGVSAYIPTIKELAQC, from the coding sequence ATTTTGTATATCCCAAACACCCTAGAGAATAAAACCATTGTGATCACCGGCGGGGCGGGCTTTATCGGTAGCCATTTAGCCATGTATTTTCAAACCCACCACCCTAAAGCCCGGGTGATTGTCATTGACAAATTTAGAGAGCAAACCCCCCCCACCACGAGCTTAGGGCATTTTAAAAACCTGTTAAACTTCGATGGCGAGATCATCACGGCGGACATAAACAAGGATTTAGGCATTTTAAAGAAACTAGACTTTGATTATTTGTTCCACCAAGCGGCGATCTCAGACACCACGAACACTAATCAAGAGTTGGTGATGCAAACCAACCACAGAGCTTTCATTAAGATTTTAAAAATTGCCCTGAAGAAAGACGCTCGGGTCATTTACGCTTCTTCAGCGGGGGTTTATGGCAACACCCCCGCCCCTAATAAGGTCGGCTTTGGGCAAAAGCCCGAAAATGTCTATGGCTTTTCTAAACTTTGCATGGATAAAAGTGCCCTAGACTTCGCCCACGAGAGTTTTATGCCGATTGTGGGCTTGCGTTACTTTAATGTCTATGGTCCCGGGGAGTTTTACAAGCACAAAACCGCTTCAATGGTCTTGCAGCTAGGCTTGCAAGCCTTGCAACATAAAGAAGTGAAACTCTTTGAATTTGGGGAGCAACAACGCGACTTTGTCTATATCGATGATGTGATCCAAGCCAATGTCAAGGCGATGGGGGCATCTGTGAGCGGAGTGTATAATGTGGGCTATGGCAAGAGTTACAGCTATAACGACATTGTCCGCTTGCTGCAAGAACATTTTGGCGAGTTCAAAGTAACCTACATTAAAAACCCCTACGACTTCTTTCAAGAGCACACTTGTGCCGACATTGCCCCCACGCATGCCGATTTGGACTACGCCCCTAGCTATGATTTAAAAAGGGGCGTGTCCGCTTATATCCCCACCATTAAAGAACTTGCCCAATGCTAG
- a CDS encoding D-glycero-alpha-D-manno-heptose-1,7-bisphosphate 7-phosphatase yields MKALFLDRDGVVNVDKDYVYLAKDFEFMPGIFTLLRGAKDLGYLLLLVTNQSGIGRGFYSLKDFHALNAYMQAQLQEKLGFGLDKIYFCPHAPKESCTCRKPQIGMLKQALQDFPLDLTQSVLVGDKPSDIEFGLRGGIGTNLFFSPQEPQTQGRIACLEQVLDFLTPQKGPFCISQTP; encoded by the coding sequence ATGAAGGCTTTGTTTTTGGATAGGGACGGCGTGGTGAATGTGGATAAGGACTATGTCTATCTAGCTAAAGATTTTGAGTTTATGCCCGGCATTTTCACACTTTTAAGGGGGGCTAAGGATTTAGGCTACTTGCTCTTGCTTGTAACAAATCAGTCGGGCATTGGGCGGGGGTTTTACAGCCTAAAGGACTTCCACGCCCTAAATGCCTACATGCAAGCACAACTGCAAGAAAAGCTAGGTTTTGGATTAGATAAAATCTACTTTTGCCCCCACGCCCCCAAAGAGAGTTGCACCTGTAGAAAACCCCAAATAGGCATGTTAAAGCAAGCCTTGCAAGATTTCCCCCTAGATTTAACCCAAAGTGTGCTGGTGGGTGATAAGCCAAGCGACATAGAATTTGGGTTAAGGGGGGGGATTGGCACAAATTTATTTTTTTCTCCACAAGAGCCACAAACCCAAGGGCGCATTGCCTGCCTAGAGCAGGTTTTAGACTTTTTAACCCCACAGAAAGGACCATTTTGTATATCCCAAACACCCTAG
- a CDS encoding sulfite exporter TauE/SafE family protein: protein MELVYLFLNASLMALSHCVGMCGGVVLAYCQSKFTPQTPLKAQLIAHTLYNLGRISMYVFVGFLAFLGFHGLLEVLAKAFHLPRMRLQGGVLVGLGVLMALFALGFILRLKNPLALSGGLFARGFKSLFSTPSLPSFYALGLLNGLLPCGLIYWFVLNALARPNLTSALETMVVLGLATFMPLFVFGALFGNFLSSKWRAWFQKAAFVLLLGFAAHTIYMGVKMLGHA, encoded by the coding sequence ATGGAGCTGGTGTATCTCTTTTTAAACGCGTCTTTAATGGCACTTAGCCATTGTGTGGGCATGTGTGGGGGCGTGGTGCTCGCCTATTGTCAAAGTAAATTTACCCCCCAAACGCCCTTAAAAGCACAACTTATCGCCCATACGCTTTACAATTTGGGGCGCATTAGCATGTATGTCTTTGTGGGCTTTTTAGCCTTTTTGGGTTTTCACGGGCTTTTAGAAGTCTTGGCTAAAGCGTTTCACTTGCCCCGTATGCGCTTACAAGGGGGGGTTTTAGTGGGCTTAGGGGTGTTGATGGCTCTCTTTGCTTTGGGTTTTATTTTGCGCTTGAAAAACCCTTTAGCTTTAAGTGGGGGGTTGTTTGCTAGGGGGTTTAAAAGTTTGTTTAGCACCCCTAGTTTGCCGAGTTTCTACGCTTTGGGGCTGTTAAATGGTTTACTGCCTTGTGGCTTGATTTACTGGTTTGTGCTAAATGCTTTGGCACGCCCGAATCTCACAAGTGCCTTAGAAACTATGGTGGTTTTGGGTCTGGCGACTTTCATGCCCTTGTTTGTTTTTGGGGCGTTGTTTGGCAATTTCTTAAGCTCCAAATGGCGGGCGTGGTTTCAAAAAGCCGCCTTTGTACTGCTCTTAGGCTTTGCGGCGCACACCATTTATATGGGCGTGAAAATGTTAGGGCATGCATGA